In Dryobates pubescens isolate bDryPub1 chromosome 15, bDryPub1.pri, whole genome shotgun sequence, the following proteins share a genomic window:
- the NINJ2 gene encoding ninjurin-2, whose amino-acid sequence MNINHYATKKSVAESMLDVALFMANVTQLKAVLEQGTSFQYYTTLIVLISISLFFQVMIGIILIITARLNLNDVAKQPRLNILNNAATALIFITVILNIFITAFGVQKTGLYPRNFRPY is encoded by the exons ATGAACATCAACCACTACGCCACCAAGAAGAGCGTGGCGGAGAGCATGCTGGACGTGGCGCTCTTCATGGCCAACGTCACCCAGctgaaggcagtgctggagcagggcacctCCTTCCAGTACTACACCACCCTCATCGTGCTCATCAGCATCTCCCTCTTCTTCCAGGTGATGATCGGCATCATCCTCATCATCACTG CCCGTTTGAACCTGAACGATGTTGCAAAGCAGCCCCGCCTGAATATACTCAACAACGCTGCCACAGCTCTCATCTTCATCACAGTCAtcctcaacatcttcatcacagCTTTTGGGGTGCAGAAGACTGGCCTTTACCCTAGGAATTTCCGGCCTTATTAA